One Methylobacterium oryzae DNA window includes the following coding sequences:
- a CDS encoding carbonic anhydrase, which yields MCDLHRPSLSRRGLLAAAAAGTVMGASAGIRRAEAAPDGARSNAITPEAALTRLRDGNGRYVANTSTNRDFSAGRAARAAAQYPIACIVGCADARVAPDFIFDQGPGDLFVVRVAGNFVTTDGLASLEYGVSVLGAPLILVLGHSDCGAVKATIDVMKTNASLPGHLPVLIEAIRPAVDLAEKARAQDPLAEAVAQNVRHSVRRLEQAGPIIAEAVAAERVKVVGGFYDIGTGRVVIL from the coding sequence GTGTGCGATCTGCATCGACCCTCTCTCTCCCGGCGCGGCCTGCTGGCCGCGGCCGCGGCCGGTACCGTGATGGGGGCTTCCGCCGGGATCCGGCGGGCCGAGGCGGCCCCCGACGGCGCGCGATCGAACGCCATCACGCCCGAGGCGGCCCTCACGCGGCTGCGCGACGGCAACGGCCGCTACGTCGCCAACACGTCGACGAACCGAGACTTCTCGGCCGGTCGCGCCGCGCGGGCCGCGGCGCAGTATCCGATCGCCTGTATCGTCGGCTGCGCCGATGCCCGGGTCGCCCCGGATTTCATCTTCGACCAGGGACCGGGCGATCTGTTCGTCGTCCGCGTCGCCGGCAACTTCGTCACCACCGACGGTCTCGCCAGCCTCGAATACGGCGTGTCGGTCCTGGGCGCGCCGCTGATCCTCGTCCTCGGCCATTCCGATTGCGGGGCCGTGAAGGCGACGATCGACGTCATGAAGACCAACGCGTCGCTCCCCGGTCATCTCCCCGTGCTGATCGAGGCGATTCGCCCGGCGGTGGATCTGGCCGAAAAGGCGCGTGCGCAGGATCCCCTGGCCGAGGCCGTCGCCCAGAATGTCCGGCACAGCGTCCGGCGCCTCGAGCAGGCCGGCCCCATCATCGCGGAGGCCGTCGCCGCCGAGCGGGTGAAGGTCGTGGGCGGCTTCTACGACATCGGCACCGGCCGGGTCGTGATCCTCTGA